In one Brassica oleracea var. oleracea cultivar TO1000 chromosome C9, BOL, whole genome shotgun sequence genomic region, the following are encoded:
- the LOC106312929 gene encoding serine/threonine-protein kinase HT1-like: MRMRARGYQIAPSTEMMPLEETLHPNYPFLMSSHGLKSFDSHDGSLSDLDSDDQFPLSINTELLVDAKDVYIGELIGVGSSSKVYKGLLRKVNPVSVKIFQPERASSVTIEQKKKFQREVMLLSRIQHENIVQFIGACIEPKLMIITELMEGNTLHKFMLTTRPNPLDLKLSISFALDISRGMEFLNANGIIHRDLKPRNMLLTRDQKHVKLADFGLAREETKGFMTSEAGTYRWMAPELFSYEAFQNGEKKEYDHKVDVYSFAIVFWELLTNKTPFKGKNNIFVAYAASKNQRPSLDNLPKEVGSILEACWAADPKARPEFKEITVSLTKLLTSFCSDDDDASPNVATEDSTSKLVQERVVCDCPGLKMKKKKRNKVVNMMVLPFLEMFRKCLSK; the protein is encoded by the exons ATGAGAATGAGAGCTCGCGGGTACCAAATAGCTCCGTCAACAGAGATGATGCCGTTGGAGGAAACGCTTCATCCGAATTACCCTTTTCTCATGTCCTCGCATGGTCTCAAGTCCTTTGATTCGCACGACGGCTCACTCTCAGACCTCGATTCCGACGATCAATTCCCTCTCAGCATCAACACGGAGTTGCTTGTCGATGCCAAAGACGTATATATAGGGGAACTGATCGGCGTAGGTTCTTCTTCAAAAGTCTACAAAGGATT GTTGAGGAAAGTTAACCCCGTCTCGGTGAAGATATTCCAGCCTGAAAGAGCATCTTCTGTTACCATTGAGCAGAAGAAGAAGTTCCAAAGGGAGGTTATGTTGCTCTCCAGGATTCAACATGAAAATATTGTCCAG TTTATTGGGGCATGCATAGAACCAAAGCTGATGATAATAACTGAACTCATGGAAGGCAATACTCTTCACAAGTTTATGTTGACTACTCGTCCAAACCCTCTTGATCTCAAGCTCTCCATTAGCTTCGCCTTGGATATCTCTCGTGGAATGGAGTTCTTGAATGCAAATGGCATCATTCACCGTGATCTGAAACCTA GGAATATGCTGTTAACAAGGGATCAGAAACATGTAAAGTTGGCTGATTTTGGACTTGCTAGAGAGGAAACTAAAGGCTTCATGACCTCTGAAGCTGGTACTTATAGATGGATGGCTCCTGAG TTATTCAGCTACGAGGCGTTTCAAAATGGGGAAAAGAAAGAGTATGATCATAAAGTGGATGTTTACAGTTTCGCTATTGTCTTTTGGGAGTTGCTTACCAACAAAACCCCATTCAAAGGAAAGAACAACATCTTTGTAGCTTATGCTGCCAGTAAA AATCAGAGACCAAGTCTGGATAATCTTCCGAAAGAAGTTGGTTCTATCCTTGAAGCATGCTGGGCAGCGGATCCTAAAGCTCGTCCTGAGTTCAAAGAGATTACAGTTTCACTGACGAAATTGCTTACAAGCTTTTGTTCAGATGATGATGATGCTTCACCAAATGTAGCTACCGAGGATTCGACAAGCAAGCTGGTTCAGGAACGCGTTGTCTGCGACTGTCCCGGGCTGAAGATGAAGAAAAAGAAGAGAAATAAAGTGGTGAACATGATGGTTCTTCCGTTTCTTGAGATGTTCAGAAAGTGTTTGTCAAAGTGA
- the LOC106316749 gene encoding homeobox-leucine zipper protein ATHB-53-like, producing the protein MDQMVLGSHVYPYTTPTHSQCIIVNQTDGAPSGDGSKPVKRRRKRRSKGSSATNEDDVATIGAMLRKRKLTDEQMNMLEYSFENEHKLESGRKEKIARELGLDPRQVAVWFQNRRARWKNKKLEEEYAKLKSQHDTVLLGQCHLESQLLKLTEQLTEAQNEIRKLSERLVQETSANSSSSSLSVEANYAPIEFEFAPDTNYNIPFYMMDSNYLQNMEYWDGLYV; encoded by the exons ATGGATCAAATGGTGCTGGGCTCTCATGTGTACCCCTACACAACACCAACCCATAGCCAGTGCATCATCGTTAACCAGACTGATGGAGCACCGTCAGGCGACGGATCAAAGCCGGTGAAGCGGAGGAGGAAGAGGAGAAGCAAAGGGTCGTCAGCCACCAACGAAGATGACGTGGCGACGATTGGAGCGATGTTGAGGAAGAGGAAGTTGACCGATGAGCAAATGAATATGCTGGAATATAGCTTCGAGAACGAGCACAAGCTTGAGTCAGGGAGGAAAGAGAAGATCGCCAGAGAGTTAGGTCTTGATCCGAGACAGGTGGCTGTTTGGTTCCAGAACCGCCGTGCACGGTGGAAGAACAAGAAACTCGAGGAAGAGTATGCCAAACTCAAGAGCCAACACGACACCGTCCTCCTCGGCCAATGTCACCTCGAGTCTCAG CTACTAAAACTAACAGAACAGCTGACTGAAGCTCAAAACGAAATTCGGAAGCTTTCAGAACGACTTGTCCAAGAGACGTCAGCAAACAGTTCAAGTTCATCTCTTTCTGTTGAAGCCAACTACGCACCCATTGAATTCGAGTTTGCCCCGGATACAAACTACAACATCCCATTTTACATGATGGACAGTAATTATCTACAAAACATGGAGTATTGGGATGGCTTGTATGTGTAA